One stretch of Prunus persica cultivar Lovell chromosome G1, Prunus_persica_NCBIv2, whole genome shotgun sequence DNA includes these proteins:
- the LOC18790608 gene encoding auxin-responsive protein IAA29 isoform X2, with amino-acid sequence MELQLGLSLALPVHNPVKGFDMRNHGDGVEKKEISVGLGLESTKNQVRNKRSFDVAFDESAGNESKMLPLLLWSGQPNEEGDEKGQKRRDSVSVITKNEGEGNHVVGWPPIKSWRKKMLHQHHGVGHDHHHHHQYPHHQNQILEANSMPMSMLVKVKMEGVGIVRKIDIRPHHSYQTLKDTLITMFSKCGKEGGGAGAEYILAYQDKQGDWLLVADVPWQTFIKSVQRLQILRKGG; translated from the exons ATGGAGCTCCAATTGGGTCTTTCTCTGGCTCTTCCAGTTCACAATCCTGTTAAAGGGTTTGACATGCGCAACCATGGGGATGGGGTtgagaagaaagagatatCGGTGGGTTTGGGTTTGGAAAGCACAAAAAACCAAGTTCGAAACAAGCGCAGTTTTGATGTGGCTTTTGATGAGAGTGCCGGAAATGAGTCGAAAATGTTGCCCTTGCTGTTGTGGAGTGGCCAGCCAAATGAGGAAGGTGATGAGAAAGGGCAAAAGAGAAGAGACTCTGTCAGTGTCATTACCAA AAATGAAGGAGAAGGAAACCATGTAGTTGGGTGGCCACCAATAAAATCATGGAGGAAAAAGATGCTTCATCAACACCACGGCGTCGGCCAtgatcatcaccatcatcatcagtaCCCTCATCACCAGAATCAGATATTGGAAGCTAATTCCATGCCCATGTCCATGTTGGTGAAGGTGAAGATGGAAGGGGTGGGAATTGTTAGGAAGATCGATATAAGGCCTCATCACTCTTATCAGACGCTCAAAGACACCTTGATAACCATGTTTTCCAAAT GTGGCAAAGAGGGTGGTGGTGCAGGTGCAGAATATATACTTGCTTATCAGGACAAACAAGGAGATTGGCTGCTCGTTGCAGATGTTCCCTGGCA AACCTTCATCAAGTCCGTGCAGCGCCTGCAGATACTGAGGAAAGGAGGTTGA
- the LOC18790608 gene encoding auxin-responsive protein IAA29 isoform X1, which produces MELQLGLSLALPVHNPVKGFDMRNHGDGVEKKEISVGLGLESTKNQVRNKRSFDVAFDESAGNESKMLPLLLWSGQPNEEGDEKGQKRRDSVSVITKNEGEGNHVVGWPPIKSWRKKMLHQHHGVGHDHHHHHQYPHHQNQILEANSMPMSMLVKVKMEGVGIVRKIDIRPHHSYQTLKDTLITMFSKCKRSGGKEGGGAGAEYILAYQDKQGDWLLVADVPWQTFIKSVQRLQILRKGG; this is translated from the exons ATGGAGCTCCAATTGGGTCTTTCTCTGGCTCTTCCAGTTCACAATCCTGTTAAAGGGTTTGACATGCGCAACCATGGGGATGGGGTtgagaagaaagagatatCGGTGGGTTTGGGTTTGGAAAGCACAAAAAACCAAGTTCGAAACAAGCGCAGTTTTGATGTGGCTTTTGATGAGAGTGCCGGAAATGAGTCGAAAATGTTGCCCTTGCTGTTGTGGAGTGGCCAGCCAAATGAGGAAGGTGATGAGAAAGGGCAAAAGAGAAGAGACTCTGTCAGTGTCATTACCAA AAATGAAGGAGAAGGAAACCATGTAGTTGGGTGGCCACCAATAAAATCATGGAGGAAAAAGATGCTTCATCAACACCACGGCGTCGGCCAtgatcatcaccatcatcatcagtaCCCTCATCACCAGAATCAGATATTGGAAGCTAATTCCATGCCCATGTCCATGTTGGTGAAGGTGAAGATGGAAGGGGTGGGAATTGTTAGGAAGATCGATATAAGGCCTCATCACTCTTATCAGACGCTCAAAGACACCTTGATAACCATGTTTTCCAAAT GCAAAAGATCAGGTGGCAAAGAGGGTGGTGGTGCAGGTGCAGAATATATACTTGCTTATCAGGACAAACAAGGAGATTGGCTGCTCGTTGCAGATGTTCCCTGGCA AACCTTCATCAAGTCCGTGCAGCGCCTGCAGATACTGAGGAAAGGAGGTTGA
- the LOC18790224 gene encoding putative UDP-sugar transporter DDB_G0278631 encodes MSLKASSSGKNLILPVSDSPRDLERERLVGDDNDEKLFRGSAMTRRGAYAAISYMACAVLLVMFNKAALSSYKFPSANVITLFQMICSCGFLYALRRWKMISFTVGESLTISDDNITTLVPLKTLKKTLPLAGAYLLYMLASMESVRGVNVPMYTTLRRTTVVFTMVMEYILAGQRYTSPIVRSVGLIVLGAFIAGARDLSFDAYGYAVVFLSNITTAVYLATIARIGKSSGLNSFGLMWCNGVICGPALLFLTFIRGDLKTTIDFPYLFSPGFMAVLLCSCILAFFLNYSIFLNTTLNSALTQTICGNLKDFFTIGLGWMLFGGLPFDILNVIGQFLGFLGSGLYAYFKLIGK; translated from the exons ATGTCTCTGAAGGCGTCGAGTTCGGGCAAGAATTTGATACTGCCAGTATCGGATTCTCCAAGAGacctggagagagagagactcgTCGGAGACGATAACGATGAGAAGCTTTTCAGAGGATCCGCCATGACCAGACGTGGAGCCTACGCTGCAATCTCTTACATGGCCTGCGCAG TGTTATTGGTGATGTTCAACAAAGCAGCTCTCTCTTCTTATAAATTTCCGAGTGCAAATGTTATCACACTCTTTCAG ATGATATGTTCATGTGGTTTTCTCTATGCCTTGAGACGGTGGAAGATGATTTCTTTCACCGTAGGTGAATCTTTGACCATTTCTGATGACAATATCACAACACTTGTACCGTTAAAGACATTGAAGAAAACCCTTCCTCTTGCCGGAGCCTATTTGCTGTACATG CTAGCCTCCATGGAGTCTGTCCGTGGAGTAAATGTTCCCATGTACACCACCCTCAGGAGGACTACTGTGGTATTTACAATGGTTATGGAGTATATTTTGGCTGGCCAAAGATATACATCTCCTATTGTTCGAAG TGTTGGACTGATCGTTCTTGGTGCATTCATTGCCGGAGCTCGGGATTTGTCATTTGATGCCTATGGCTATGCTGTTGTTTTCTTATCTAACATCACAACAGCAGTATATCTTGCAACCATAGCCCGTATTG gGAAATCCAGTGGCCTTAATAGCTTTGGCCTTATGTGGTGTAATG GAGTCATATGTGGGCCGGCTTTGCTGTTTTTGACTTTTATTCGTGGTGACTTGAAGACGACAATCGATTTTCCTTATCTGTTTTCACCTGGTTTTATG GCTGTCTTGCTTTGTTCCTGTATACTGGCATTCTTCTTGAATTACAGCATATTCCTGAACACAACTCTAAATTCAGCGCTCACACAGACAATTTGCGGCAACTTGAAG GATTTTTTTACCATTGGACTTGGCTGGATGCTATTCGGTGGCCTTCCATTTGATATT TTGAATGTTATTGGGCAATTTCTGGGTTTCCTTGGCTCTGGATTGTATGCCTACTTTAAGCTCATAGGGAAGTAA
- the LOC18788720 gene encoding uncharacterized protein LOC18788720: MSYSTLRIDDDDFVPVRPSSVERPRRSNSLPFVPLLLIDGFSRKSFSYSALPQEPLRLSVLKLDGSCFDIEVAKTATVLELKQAVEAVFSHMPQKGPGKISWPHVWGHFCLCYGAQKLVVETDHIRHYGIKDGDQLHFVRHVSISYTLTKKQSKKGLIGSKQNTTSIPRSISLEEIEAIDKEEEQSDRDIEQHDEVFYDSDDIENPKSRHCNGEVSIEHNESTLPSLLGEWFPYSRLSAVGTTSKRSLACAPSIATGLLVGFRKMFGLCFEKRDKRYSRRDTWRID; the protein is encoded by the exons ATGTCTTATAGCACGCTGAGAATTGACGACGACGATTTTGTCCCTGTTAGGCCTTCCTCCGTCGAACGCCCTCGCCGCTCTAATTCGTTGCCCTTTGTCCCGTTGCTGCTCATTGATGGCTTCTCTCGCAAGAGCTTCTCATATTCTGCCCTTCCCCAGGAGCCTCTCAGACTCTCCGTTCTCAAATTGGACGGCTCTTGTTTCG ATATTGAAGTTGCCAAGACAGCCACTGTTTTAGAACTGAAGCAGGCGGTTGAGGCCGTTTTTAGTCACATGCCACAGAAGGGACCAGGAAAAATTTCATG GCCACACGTGTGGGGGCATTTCTGCTTGTGCTATGGTGCTCAGAAGCTAGTTGTTGAAACTGATCATATCAGACATTATGGCATCAAAGATGGTGATCAG CTTCATTTTGTCCGGCATGTTTCAATCAGCTACACCCTGACAAAGAAGCAATCAAAGAAAGGGCTCATTGGTTCGAAACAAAACACGAC GTCAATACCACGATCAATTAGTCTTGAAGAGATAGAAGCGATTGACAAAGAGGAAGAGCAGAGTGACAGAGACATCGAACAGCATGACGAGGTATTTTATGATTCTGATGACATCGAGAATCCAAAGTCCAGGCATTGTAATGGTGAAGTTTCTATCGAACACAATGAGAGCACACTGCCTAGCTTGTTGGGAGAGTGGTTTCCATACTCCAGGCTGTCAGCTGTAGGAACCACATCCAAAAGAAGTTTAGCGTGTGCCCCAAGCATTGCCACTGGGTTGCTGGTTGGGTTTAGGAAGATGTTTGGGCTTTGTTTTGAAAAACGCGATAAACGCTATAGTCGAAGGGATACTTGGAGAATAGATTAG
- the LOC18788179 gene encoding ATP synthase subunit b', chloroplastic, whose translation MANMIMASSKVPISSPSPSPISKPRIPIQISIPKLPTLPKLSKSQILSLSSSLSVIAATSLSWAPPSLAEEIEKAALFDFDLTLPIQMVQFLLLMVALDKLYYSPLGKFMDERDAAIREKLGSVKDTSEEVKQLEQQGIAIMRAARAEISAALTKMKKETQGEVEQKLTEGRKKVEAELQEALNKLEEQKEETIKALDSQIANLSDQIVKKVLPL comes from the coding sequence ATGGCCAACATGATCATGGCCTCCTCCAAAGTACCCATTTCTTCCCCTTCCCCGTCTCCCATTTCGAAGCCCAGAATCCCAATCCAAATCTCCATCCCCAAACTCCCAACCCTCCCAAAACTCTCCAAGTCCCAAATCCTCTCCCTCTCGTCGTCCCTCTCCGTTATCGCAGCCACCTCCCTCTCATGGGCCCCGCCCTCCTTGGCGGAGGAGATAGAGAAGGCAGCCCTCTTCGACTTCGACCTCACCCTCCCCATTCAAATGGTGCAGTTCCTGCTTCTCATGGTGGCCCTGGACAAGCTCTACTACAGCCCGCTCGGGAAATTCATGGACGAGAGAGACGCGGCGATCAGAGAGAAGCTGGGCAGCGTGAAGGACACTTCGGAGGAGGTGAAGCAGCTTGAGCAGCAAGGCATCGCCATCATGAGAGCTGCGAGGGCTGAGATATCGGCGGCGCTGACCAAGATGAAGAAGGAGACGCAGGGGGAGGTAGAGCAGAAATTGACGGAGGGGAGGAAGAAGGTGGAGGCTGAGTTGCAGGAGGCTTTGAACAAGTTGGAGGAGCAGAAGGAGGAGACCATTAAGGCCCTTGACTCTCAGATTGCCAATCTCAGTGACCAGATTGTCAAGAAGGTCCTTCCTCTCTGA
- the LOC18788854 gene encoding E3 ubiquitin-protein ligase KEG encodes MAKQVVAAQPSASFEYELLDGDSDHLRTVVGSTDQKSPWIEPSKLKLRHRIGRGPFGDVWLATHHQSTEDYDEYHEVAIKMLHPIKEDNMRIVLDKLEDMFRKCQGVRGVCWLHGTSIISGKICIIMKLYEGSVGDKMAQIRGGKLALSDVLRYGIGLAAGVFELHSKGILVLNLKPSNVLLNENDQAILGDFGIPYLLLGIPLISSDMTRRIGTPNYMAPEQWQPEVRGPISFETDSWGFGCSIVELLTGVRPWGGKSVDEISDSVVRRQEKPHIPSGLPPAIENLLLGCFEYDLRSRPLITDILNVFKSLQNAISSGGDWTGLGTRTITEQSNSTGYTEWFLSKDHLQVGDTVRSRKPANSCKPENMYVPEGTVVGVEGDTDHHGFVLVRIHGIHDPLRVHVSTLERVTFGLAAGDWVRLKKEDKKHSPVGILHSINRDGNVAVGFIGLETLWKGNSSEFQMAESYCVGQFVRLKANVLSPRFEWPRKRGGIWATGRISWILPNGCLIVKFPGMLTLGDENSTFVADPAEVALVTFNTCPGIVKKYQHLEDFHWAVRPLLVALGLFTAMKLGIFVGSKMGRSKVRKQQTGAAQNENQHTDGQNSGNPAWRPPNVANILFREGTSTGLAR; translated from the exons ATGGCTAAACAAGTTGTCGCCGCCCAACCGTCAGCTTCATTTGAGTATGAGCTTTTAGATGGTGATTCTGATCACCTAAGGACTGTCGTAGGCTCTACAGACCAGAAAAGTCCGTGGATTGAACCTTCAAAGTTGAAACTTAGACACAGAATTGGGCGGGGGCCTTTTGGTGATGTTTGGTTAGCAACCCATCATCAGTCAACTGAAGATTATGATGAGTATCATGAGGTGGCTATCAAGATGCTTCATCCAATTAAAGAAGACAACATGAGAATTGTGTTGGATAAACTAGAAGATATGTTCCGTAAGTGTCAAGGAGTAAGAGGTGTTTGTTGGCTACATGGAACTTCAATAATCAGTGGAAAG ATATGCATCATAATGAAATTATATGAGGGATCAGTTGGTGACAAAATGGCTCAAATCAGAGGAGGAAAGCTTGCACTTTCTGATGTTCTGAG GTATGGGATAGGGTTGGCTGCGGGGGTTTTTGAACTACATTCCAAAGGGATCTTGGTTCTTAACCTAAAACCTTCTAATGTTCTTCTAAATGAAAATGACCAAGCAATACTTGGAGATTTTGGTATTCCTTATCTATTGCTTGGCATTCCATTGATAAGCTCAGATATGACTCGGAGGATCGGAACGCCAAACTACATGGCACCTGAACAGTGGCAACCAGAAGTACGAGGTCCAATATCCTTTGAGACCGACTCTTGGGGTTTTGGGTGCAGCATTGTGGAACTGTTGACTGGTGTCCGACCTTGGGGTGGGAAATCTGTTGATGAAATATCTGATTCAGTAGTCAGAAGGCAAGAAAAACCACATATACCAAGTGGACTTCCTCCTGCAATAGAGAATCTTCTTCTTGGTTGCTTTGAGTATGACTTGAGGAGTCGCCCTTTAATAACGGACATAttgaatgtatttaaaag CTTGCAGAATGCAATCTCCAGTGGTGGAGACTGGACTGGTCTTGGGACTAGAACAATCACGGAGCAATCAAATAGCACTGGTTACACGGAGTGGTTCCTTTCAAAGGATCATCTCCAAGTGGGGGACACAGTGCGTTCCAGAAAGCCAGCAAACTCCTGCAAACCTGAAAATATGTATGTCCCAGAAGGCACGGTAGTGGGTGTAGAAGGTGACACAGATCACCATGGGTTTGTTTTGGTGAGGATTCATGGCATCCATGACCCATTACGGGTTCATGTTTCAACACTGGAGCGGGTAACTTTTGGCTTGGCAGCTGGTGATTGGGTGCGCTTGAAGAAAGAAGACAAGAAACACTCACCAGTAGGTATTCTTCATTCCATCAATCGCGATGGTAATGTAGCTGTTGGATTTATAGGGTTGGAAACTCTCTGGAAGGGGAATTCTTCAGAGTTTCAAATGGCAGAATCCTACTGTGTGGGTCAGTTTGTTAGGCTGAAAGCTAATGTTTTGAGCCCTCGTTTTGAATGGCCTCGTAAGAGGGGAGGGATATGGGCTACTGGGAGGATATCGTGGATCCTACCAAATGGGTGCCTTATTGTGAAGTTCCCCGGAATGCTGACTCTTGGGGATGAGAACTCGACCTTTGTAGCTGATCCTGCTGAAGTGGCATTGGTTACGTTTAATACTTGCCCGGGAATCGTGAAGAAGTACCAACATCTTGAGGATTTCCATTGGGCAGTGAGACCACTTCTGGTTGCATTGGGGCTATTCACAGCCATGAAGCTAGGCATCTTTGTTGGATCAAAAATGGGGAGATCCAAGGTGAGGAAACAACAGACTGGTGCTGCACAGAATGAGAATCAACACACAGATGGTCAGAATTCCGGCAATCCGGCATGGAGGCCTCCTAACGTGGCAAATATCCTTTTCCGAGAGGGTACTTCAACAGGTCTTGCTCGGTAG
- the LOC18788502 gene encoding golgin subfamily A member 6-like protein 22 isoform X1 → MAFSAASRSNLPTSSSQSYGKLCSLRFSRKQNKVAFLTTTKRKGSSLRIIRSVLNNRKSSISGNGASEPARILLERLFAQTQKLEEQMNRNSHHPQDIQLGFNLEILESDLHAALAALKKKEEDLQDAERTVFFEHCELHRTKEELEQREKEIAAASCRYEKIGEELKQANLGLASQARHIDDIKLRLRERDQEIAAAQSTLSLKEEELDKMRNELLLKSEEAAKTESELKSKSHLLNEANEVVNRQAVEVQGLRKSLQEKEEELEVSQMQRKLEVEKLKVAEEKLEKQTMEWLLAQEELKKLAEEASRHAGETNETLEDFRRVKKLLADVRSELVFSQKSLASSRQKMEEQEKLLETQWEELEEHKGSVMTYLTTLKDAQIEVQSERAKLKVAEAQKKELERDLSMEKELMEELQELLKKERYSLHQAINGISSLQKKLDKKNADFGKMRDLLQVKESEMVEAKLEIQHLKSEQDSLKLILDEKDLELLNARHKLEEVNNEIAELKMLLNSKEDQLIQATTMLKEKDEHVNTMQNELNDTKLKYSEAETVVGRIVELTNKLVISVKDDDSNAPRMFDDMGQDLLQQLLENPADDFRLQIKQLETELELARDSLRTKEMEVLAFQRALTIKDEELKMVLGRLDAKEKEVKKMKEEAEDANDLRKLYALAQERLGEKSIGDLAIEKLQIEAAQLEVEAATNALHKLAEMSGEFLHKASLSIEADAYTTILLPNGSDPSRSAAENDECLTEVTTEVSRISALTDQLVKEAGIVIRAGPAGQQR, encoded by the exons ATGGCCTTCTCTGCCGCTTCTCGCTCCAATCTCCCCACCTCTTCTTCTCAATCCTACGGCAag TTATGCTCCCTTAGGTTCAGCAGGAAGCAGAATAAAGTAGCTTTTTTAACTACCACAAAGCGAAAAGGTTCTTCCTTGAGGATTATTAGATCGGTCTTAAATAATAGGAAGTCGAGCATTAGTGGCAATGGAGCATCGGAACCTGCAAGGATTCTTCTTGAGAGGTTGTTTGCACAGACTCAGAAACTGGAAGAACAGATGAACCGAAATTCTCATCATCCTCAGGATATCCAGCTAGGTTTTAACCTTGAAATCCTGGAGTCTGATCTTCATGCTGCATTGGCAGcactgaagaagaaggaagaagatttGCAGGATGCTGAAAGAACGGTTTTCTTCGAGCATTGTGAATTACACCGCACAAAGGAGGAGCTGGAGCAACGGGAGAAAGAAATTGCTGCAGCTTCTTGTAGGTATGAAAAAATAGGGGAGGAATTGAAGCAGGCTAATCTCGGCTTAGCTTCCCAAGCCAGGCACATAGATGACATAAAGCTTcggctgagagagagagatcaggAGATCGCGGCTGCACAGTCCACACTTTCTTTGAAAGAAGAGGAGTTGGACAAAATGAGAAATGAATTGCTGCTAAAGAGTGAAGAAGCTGCTAAGACCGAGTCTGAGCTTAAATCCAAGTCTCACCTGCTGAATGAAGCCAATGAAGTGGTCAACAGACAAGCAGTTGAGGTTCAAGGACTCCGGAAATCTCTacaggagaaagaagaagaattggaagTTTCTCAGATGCAAAGGAAACTTGAAGTGGAGAAGCTCAAAGTTGCAGAGGAAAAGTTGGAGAAGCAAACAATGGAGTGGTTATTGGCACAGGAAGAACTTAAGAAACTAGCAGAGGAAGCATCTAGACATGCAGGAGAAACTAATGAAACTTTAGAGGATTTCAGAAGAGTGAAGAAGCTTCTCGCTGATGTGAGGTCTGAGTTGGTTTTCTCTCAGAAATCTCTGGCTTCCTCTAGACAGAAAATGGAAGAACAAGAGAAGCTTTTGGAAACTCAATGGGAAGAGCTCGAAGAACACAAGGGAAGTGTTATGACTTACTTAACAACTTTGAAAGATGCCCAAATAGAAGTACAGAGTGAAAGAGCAAAGCTTAAGGTTGCAGAGGCTCAAAAAAAGGAGCTTGAACGGGATTTATCCATGGAGAAGGAGCTTATGGAAGAGTTACAAGAGCTgttgaagaaagagagataCTCTCTGCATCAGGCTATCAATGGGATTTCTTCGCTCCAAAAGAAGCTAGACAAGAAAAATGCTGACTTTGGGAAAATGCGTGATCTTCTTCAGGTTAAAGAATCAGAAATGGTGGAGGCTAAGCTCGAAATTCAGCATTTGAAATCTGAGCAGGATTCACTTAAGCTTATTTTGGACGAAAAAGATTTGGAACTTTTAAATGCAAGGCATAAGCTTGAGGAAGTAAACAACGAAATTGCAGAGCTGAAGATGCTTTTGAACAGTAAAGAGGACCAGCTTATTCAAGCAACTACTATGCTCAAGGAGAAAGACGAACATGTAAACACAATGCAAAATGAGTTGAATGACACAAAGCTGAAATATTCAGAAGCTGAAACTGTGGTAGGACGGATTGTAGAGCTCACTAATAAGTTGGTTATATCCGTCAAGGATGACGACTCCAATGCACCCAGAATGTTTGATGACATGGGCCAAGACTTACTGCAGCAACTATTGGAGAATCCAGCTGATGATTTTAGGTTGCAGATAAAACAGCTTGAAACTGAGCTTGAATTAGCAAGGGACAGCttaagaacaaaagaaatggaagtccTAGCTTTTCAGAGGGCTCTCACAATCAAAGATGAGGAACTTAAGATGGTTCTGGGGAGATtagatgcaaaagaaaaagaagtaaagaaaatgaaagaagaggCCGAAGATGCTAATGATCTGAGAAAGCTATATGCTTTGGCACAAGAGAGATTAGGGGAGAAGAGTATCGGAGACTTGGCAATCGAGAAGCTTCAAATTGAGGCAGCCCAACTGGAAGTTGAAGCAGCAACCAATGCACTCCATAAACTTGCAGAAATGAGCGGGGAATTTTTGCATAAGGCTAGCTTGAGCATTGAGGCTGATGCTTATACCACCATCTTACTGCCAAATGGTTCTGATCCCAGCAGAAGTGCGGCGGAGAATGATGAATGTTTAACGGAGGTTACAACAGAAGTTTCCCGGATTTCGGCTTTGACCGATCAGCTTGTGAAAGAGGCTGGTATTGTTATAAGAGCAGGGCCTGCAGGGCAACAGAGGTAA
- the LOC18788502 gene encoding golgin subfamily A member 6-like protein 22 isoform X2, with amino-acid sequence MLCSLRFSRKQNKVAFLTTTKRKGSSLRIIRSVLNNRKSSISGNGASEPARILLERLFAQTQKLEEQMNRNSHHPQDIQLGFNLEILESDLHAALAALKKKEEDLQDAERTVFFEHCELHRTKEELEQREKEIAAASCRYEKIGEELKQANLGLASQARHIDDIKLRLRERDQEIAAAQSTLSLKEEELDKMRNELLLKSEEAAKTESELKSKSHLLNEANEVVNRQAVEVQGLRKSLQEKEEELEVSQMQRKLEVEKLKVAEEKLEKQTMEWLLAQEELKKLAEEASRHAGETNETLEDFRRVKKLLADVRSELVFSQKSLASSRQKMEEQEKLLETQWEELEEHKGSVMTYLTTLKDAQIEVQSERAKLKVAEAQKKELERDLSMEKELMEELQELLKKERYSLHQAINGISSLQKKLDKKNADFGKMRDLLQVKESEMVEAKLEIQHLKSEQDSLKLILDEKDLELLNARHKLEEVNNEIAELKMLLNSKEDQLIQATTMLKEKDEHVNTMQNELNDTKLKYSEAETVVGRIVELTNKLVISVKDDDSNAPRMFDDMGQDLLQQLLENPADDFRLQIKQLETELELARDSLRTKEMEVLAFQRALTIKDEELKMVLGRLDAKEKEVKKMKEEAEDANDLRKLYALAQERLGEKSIGDLAIEKLQIEAAQLEVEAATNALHKLAEMSGEFLHKASLSIEADAYTTILLPNGSDPSRSAAENDECLTEVTTEVSRISALTDQLVKEAGIVIRAGPAGQQR; translated from the exons ATG TTATGCTCCCTTAGGTTCAGCAGGAAGCAGAATAAAGTAGCTTTTTTAACTACCACAAAGCGAAAAGGTTCTTCCTTGAGGATTATTAGATCGGTCTTAAATAATAGGAAGTCGAGCATTAGTGGCAATGGAGCATCGGAACCTGCAAGGATTCTTCTTGAGAGGTTGTTTGCACAGACTCAGAAACTGGAAGAACAGATGAACCGAAATTCTCATCATCCTCAGGATATCCAGCTAGGTTTTAACCTTGAAATCCTGGAGTCTGATCTTCATGCTGCATTGGCAGcactgaagaagaaggaagaagatttGCAGGATGCTGAAAGAACGGTTTTCTTCGAGCATTGTGAATTACACCGCACAAAGGAGGAGCTGGAGCAACGGGAGAAAGAAATTGCTGCAGCTTCTTGTAGGTATGAAAAAATAGGGGAGGAATTGAAGCAGGCTAATCTCGGCTTAGCTTCCCAAGCCAGGCACATAGATGACATAAAGCTTcggctgagagagagagatcaggAGATCGCGGCTGCACAGTCCACACTTTCTTTGAAAGAAGAGGAGTTGGACAAAATGAGAAATGAATTGCTGCTAAAGAGTGAAGAAGCTGCTAAGACCGAGTCTGAGCTTAAATCCAAGTCTCACCTGCTGAATGAAGCCAATGAAGTGGTCAACAGACAAGCAGTTGAGGTTCAAGGACTCCGGAAATCTCTacaggagaaagaagaagaattggaagTTTCTCAGATGCAAAGGAAACTTGAAGTGGAGAAGCTCAAAGTTGCAGAGGAAAAGTTGGAGAAGCAAACAATGGAGTGGTTATTGGCACAGGAAGAACTTAAGAAACTAGCAGAGGAAGCATCTAGACATGCAGGAGAAACTAATGAAACTTTAGAGGATTTCAGAAGAGTGAAGAAGCTTCTCGCTGATGTGAGGTCTGAGTTGGTTTTCTCTCAGAAATCTCTGGCTTCCTCTAGACAGAAAATGGAAGAACAAGAGAAGCTTTTGGAAACTCAATGGGAAGAGCTCGAAGAACACAAGGGAAGTGTTATGACTTACTTAACAACTTTGAAAGATGCCCAAATAGAAGTACAGAGTGAAAGAGCAAAGCTTAAGGTTGCAGAGGCTCAAAAAAAGGAGCTTGAACGGGATTTATCCATGGAGAAGGAGCTTATGGAAGAGTTACAAGAGCTgttgaagaaagagagataCTCTCTGCATCAGGCTATCAATGGGATTTCTTCGCTCCAAAAGAAGCTAGACAAGAAAAATGCTGACTTTGGGAAAATGCGTGATCTTCTTCAGGTTAAAGAATCAGAAATGGTGGAGGCTAAGCTCGAAATTCAGCATTTGAAATCTGAGCAGGATTCACTTAAGCTTATTTTGGACGAAAAAGATTTGGAACTTTTAAATGCAAGGCATAAGCTTGAGGAAGTAAACAACGAAATTGCAGAGCTGAAGATGCTTTTGAACAGTAAAGAGGACCAGCTTATTCAAGCAACTACTATGCTCAAGGAGAAAGACGAACATGTAAACACAATGCAAAATGAGTTGAATGACACAAAGCTGAAATATTCAGAAGCTGAAACTGTGGTAGGACGGATTGTAGAGCTCACTAATAAGTTGGTTATATCCGTCAAGGATGACGACTCCAATGCACCCAGAATGTTTGATGACATGGGCCAAGACTTACTGCAGCAACTATTGGAGAATCCAGCTGATGATTTTAGGTTGCAGATAAAACAGCTTGAAACTGAGCTTGAATTAGCAAGGGACAGCttaagaacaaaagaaatggaagtccTAGCTTTTCAGAGGGCTCTCACAATCAAAGATGAGGAACTTAAGATGGTTCTGGGGAGATtagatgcaaaagaaaaagaagtaaagaaaatgaaagaagaggCCGAAGATGCTAATGATCTGAGAAAGCTATATGCTTTGGCACAAGAGAGATTAGGGGAGAAGAGTATCGGAGACTTGGCAATCGAGAAGCTTCAAATTGAGGCAGCCCAACTGGAAGTTGAAGCAGCAACCAATGCACTCCATAAACTTGCAGAAATGAGCGGGGAATTTTTGCATAAGGCTAGCTTGAGCATTGAGGCTGATGCTTATACCACCATCTTACTGCCAAATGGTTCTGATCCCAGCAGAAGTGCGGCGGAGAATGATGAATGTTTAACGGAGGTTACAACAGAAGTTTCCCGGATTTCGGCTTTGACCGATCAGCTTGTGAAAGAGGCTGGTATTGTTATAAGAGCAGGGCCTGCAGGGCAACAGAGGTAA